A genomic stretch from Tachyglossus aculeatus isolate mTacAcu1 chromosome 19, mTacAcu1.pri, whole genome shotgun sequence includes:
- the TMEM63A gene encoding CSC1-like protein 1 gives MTGFPDLNLWRSRAVSIWSRERLGVGDKPNESYCYSTAQDSTVLQGVTFGGIPTVLLIDVCCFLVLILVFTIIRRRFWDYGRIALVSEAESESSYQRLSSSSSSSHHDFESDWGCCSWLTAVFRMQDEEIQERCGDDAVHYLAFQRHIIFLLVVISVLSLCVILPVNLSGDLLDKDPYNFGRTTIANLQTGNDLLWLHTIFAVIYLILTVLFMKHHMQSIKYKEESLVRRTLFITGLPRNVQKEAVENHFRDAYPTCRVVDVQLCYNVARLIYLCKERKKAEKSLTYFTNLQNKTGRHTLINPKPCGQFCCCEVQGCEREDAVSYYSRMKDDLMEKVLQEEQAVQNQPLGMAFVTFQDKSMAKYILKDFNACKCQGCLCQGEPQPSSFSKDLHISNWSVNFATYPENICWKNLSIQGPRWWLQWLGINFFLFVVLFFLTTPSIIISTMDKFNVTKPIRYLNDPIISQFFPTLLLWAFSALLPTIVYYSTLLECHWSKSGENRIMMTKVYIFLIFMVLILPSLGLTSLDFFFRWLFDRASAEPSVRLECVFLPDQGAFFVNYVIASAFIGSAMELLRLPGLILYTIRMVTAKTAADRRNLRQHQAFEYEFGVMYAWMLCVFSVIMAYSITCPIIVPFGLIYILLKHMVDRHNLYFAYLPTKLEKKIHFAAVNQALAAPILCLFWLYFFSFLRLGFKAPTSLFTFLVVLLTILICVAYTCFSCFKHLSPLNYKIDDSTSERGNETEVPTAPQSAMYVPRVLVTSEKTTLAPQEQLTYGAISEPPASPTRPGAFGPAFQKA, from the exons GTTTTAATATTGGTGTTTACCATCATTCGGAGGAGATTCTGGGATTATGGCCGAATTGCCCTTGTTTCGGAAGCAGAAAG TGAGTCCAGTTACCAACgattgtcttcctcttcctcctcctcacatcaCGACTTTGAAAGTGATTGG GGGTGTTGTTCATGGCTAACTGCTGTCTTCCGAATGCA GGATGAGGAGATCCAGGAGCGGTGTGGAGATGACGCCGTTCACTACCTGGCCTTCCAGCGCCACATCATCTTCCTGCTGGTGGTGATCAGTGTCCTGTCGTTGTGTGTCATCCTGCCCGTCAACCTTTCTGGGGACTTATTGG ATAAAGATCCTTACAATTTTGGGAGAACGACGATAGCAAATTTGCAGACCGG CAACGACCTTCTGTGGCTTCACACCATCTTTGCGGTGATTTATCTCATCCTCACGGTCCTCTTCATGAAGCATCACATGCAGTCCATCAAGTACAAAGAGGAAAGCCTG GTGAGGCGCACGCTGTTCATAACGGGGCTCCCCAGAAATGTCCAGAAAGAGGCGGTCGAGAACCACTTCAG GGATGCCTACCCAACCTGCAGGGTAGTGGACGTCCAGCTGTGCTACAACGTGGCCAGGCTGATTTACCTGTGCAAGGAAAG gaAGAAAGCCGAGAAAAGCCTGACCTACTTCACAAACCTGCAGAATAAGACCGGTCGGCACACCCTGATCAACCCGAAGCCCTGTGGTCAGTTCTGCTGCTGTGAAGTTCAGGGATGTGAACgg GAGGATGCTGTTTCTTACTACAGCAGGATGAAGGATGACCTCATGGAAAAGGTCTTACAGGAGGAACAGGCTGTTCAGAACCAACCCTTGGGAATGGCCTTCGTCACCTTCCAGGACAAGTCGATGGCCAAATA CATCCTTAAAGACTTCAACGCCTGCAAATGTCAAGGCTGCCTGTGCCAAGGAGAGCCTCAGCCGTCCTCCTTTAGCAAAGACCTCCACATCTCCAACTGGAGTGTCAACTTTGCCACCTACCCGGAGAACATCTGCTG GAAGAACCTCTCCATCCAGGGCCCTCGCTGGTGGCTCCAGTGGTTGGGCATCAACTTCTTTCTCTTCGTGGTGCTCTTCTTCCTGACCACACCCTCCATCATTATTTCCACCATGGACAAGTTCAACGTCACCAAGCCCATCCGCTACCTGAAT GATCCGATAATCAGCCAGTTCTTCCCAACACTCCTTCTGTGGGCCTTCTCGGCGCTGCTGCCAACCATTGTCTATTACTCCACCCTGCTGGAGTGCCACTGGAGCAA atcgGGAGAAAACCGGATCATGATGACGAAGGTCTACATTTTCTTGATCTTTATGGTGCTGATTTTACCTTCCCTTGGTTTGACCAG CTTGGACTTTTTCTTCCGCTGGCTGTTTGACAGAGCCTCAGCCGAGCCGTCAGTTAGGCTGGA GTGTGTCTTCCTGCCCGACCAGGGGGCCTTCTTCGTGAACTACGTCATCGCCTCTGCCTTCATCGGCAGTGCCATGGAGCTCCTTCGCCTGCCTGGCCTCATCCTCTACACCATCCGCATGGTCACGGCCAAGACCGCCGCAGATCGGAGGAACCTCAGACAG caCCAGGCGTTCGAGTACGAGTTTGGGGTGATGTACGCTTGGATGCTGTGTGTGTTCTCTGTCATCATGGCCTACAGCATCACCTGCCCTATCATTGTCCCGTTCG GTCTCATCTATATCTTGCTCAAACACATGGTGGATCGCCACAACCTGTACTTCGCCTATCTCCCCACCAAGCTGGAGAAGAAGATTCACTTCGCAGCGGTGAACCAGGCCCTAGCAGCCCCCATCCTCTGCCTCTTCTGGCTgtatttcttctccttcctccggcTGG gctTCAAAGCTCCCACGTCCCTCTTCACATTTCTCGTTGTGCTCCTCACCATCCTCATTTGTGTAGCCTACACCTGTTTCAGCTGCTTCAAGCATCTGAGCCCTCTGAATTACAAG ATAGATGACTCGACAAGCGAACGAGGAAACGAAACAGAAGTGCCAACAGCTCCACAATCAGCT ATGTATGTCCCCCGAGTCCTGGTCACTTCAGAGAAGACCACCCTGGCCCCTCAGGAGCAGCTGACGTACGGCGCCATCAGCGAGCCTCCGGCCAGTCCCACGAGGC